The following proteins are encoded in a genomic region of Hyla sarda isolate aHylSar1 chromosome 3, aHylSar1.hap1, whole genome shotgun sequence:
- the NRROS gene encoding transforming growth factor beta activator LRRC33, with protein MAILSFWCLLMCMYIVLHWRNIADGAQHFSPSGCRIVSKVAHCRYLQLTSIPQDLPSDIKELIIDHNNVKSLQEDALQRYPDLNNLSLKSNNLGYLDWNIFEGTSKQESPLPEENTIFMKYTLVSLGLRSAVSLRWLDLSRNSLNEDMVQTLLTNLTTLEYLNLDYNIIMRLDRFSFEGLRNLKELSLQRNYIYEIGAGTFDSLVNLRTLNMAFNLLPCIVDFGATQLQVLNLSHNHIEWFFSREVDLDFQLQKLDISHNQLLFFPFLPKKHHLRTLLLSDNKMKFYSKHFDKNSSFADFLIFENNRSNITTVYLWSDFIPSDLSTLNILDISKNQFDYLPDDFLSAMSSMSSLKLNWNCLETFDLANKQITSNLTFLDLSNNKLSGLSLEESRSNLHQLGYLNLSQNRLQEIPRQIFTTMTSLSTLDLSHNLISLCSPTNTDDYQDCVDLRNIPSLQHLRLSDCGLKLDKQAIFHGTTLRHVDVSYNQVKSLEFLQDTVKMLKSLSLRNCLHFVDNIDFSHFKSLTSLDISENNLTTFPNSLLDLTLQYLDIHENKLTLIPIYSSHQPLFRSLNTIYLSRNSFDCCKLNWYDILTKSNGIKIPDLEQTTCNFSSNYISVQELPEPVGHSCHWRNGGTFIILVFSLPTCVTLLVAFILLFLLFKEPLLKKFKKHFRTSPSY; from the exons ATGGCCATATTGTCCTTTTGGTGCTTATTGATGTGCATGTACATTGTATTACACTGGAGGAATATTGCTGATGGAGCACAGCACTTCTCGCCTAGTGGCTGCCGGATT GTTTCCAAAGTGGCACATTGCAGATATTTACAGCTCACTTCAATTCCTCAAGACCTCCCATCTGATATCAAAGAACTAATCATAGATCACAACAATGTGAAAAGTCTACAGGAAGATGCTTTGCAGCGATATCCAGATCTTAACAACTTGAGTTTAAAATCCAACAATTTGGGTTATCTAGATTGGAATATTTTTGAGGGCACTTCAAAACAGGAGTCACCATTACCAGAGGAAAACACTATTTTCATGAAATATACTTTGGTATCCTTGGGCTTGAGATCTGCCGTATCCCTGAGGTGGCTGGATCTTTCTAGAAATTCTCTTAATGAAGACATGGTACAAACACTCCTTACAAATTTAACAACCTTGGAATATCTAAATTTGGACTATAATATCATCATGCGTTTGGATAGGTTTTCCTTTGAAGGTCTGAGGAACCTAAAAGAGCTGAGCCTTCAGAGGAATTACATTTATGAGATTGGAGCAGGGACATTTGACAGCCTTGTGAACCTGAGGACTCTAAACATGGCTTTTAATCTTCTACCATGTATTGTTGACTTTGGTGCAACACAGCTTCAAGTTCTCAATCTCAGCCACAACCACATTGAATGGTTCTTTTCACGGGAAGTTGACCTTGATTTTCAGCTACAGAAATTAGACATTTCTCACAACCAAttgttattttttccatttttgccaaaaaaacaTCACTTACGCACGTTGCTGCTGTCTGACAACAAGATGAAGTTTTATAGCAAACACTTTGATAAAAATTCTTCCTTTGCAGATTTCCTTATATTTGAAAACAATAGATCCAATATCACGACTGTTTACCTGTGGTCAGATTTCATCCCAAGTGATCTCTCTACCTTAAATATTTTGGATATTAGTAAAAACCAATTTGATTATTTGCCAGATGACTTTCTTTCTGCAATGTCATCTATGTCTTCTCTGAAACTGAACTGGAACTGCCTGGAGACCTTTGATTTAGCAAATAAACAGATTACGAGTAATCTTACATTTCTGGATCTCAGTAATAATAAACTGTCAGGGTTAAGCTTAGAAGAGAGCAGATCCAACCTTCATCAGCTAGGCTACCTCAACCTTAGCCAGAATAGACTTCAAGAGATACCCAGACAGATTTTTACCACCATGACCAGTCTAAGCACCCTAGATCTGAGCCATAATCTGATCTCCCTTTGTTCTCCTACCAATACTGATGACTACCAGGACTGTGTGGACCTTAGGAATATTCCATCACTTCAGCACCTTCGCTTGTCAGACTGTGGGTTAAAATTGGACAAGCAAGCTATTTTCCATGGAACTACATTAAGACACGTGGATGTTTCATACAACCAAGTTAAAAGCCTTGAATTTTTGCAAGATACAGTCAAAatgctaaaatctctttctctCCGAAATTGCCTACACTTTGTGGACAACATTGATTTCTCACACTTTAAAAGCTTGACCTCCCTTGATATATCAGAAAATAACCTCACTACATTTCCAAATTCGTTATTGGATCTTACTCTTCAGTATTTGGATATCCATGAAAATAAACTAACTTTAATACCTATATACAGTTCTCACCAACCTCTCTTCAGGAGCCTTAATACCATATACTTAAGTCGAAACTCCTTTGACTGCTGTAAATTGAATTGGTATGACATTCTTACCAAATCCAATGGTATCAAAATCCCTGATCTTGAACAGACTACTTGTAATTTCTCCAGCAACTATATATCTGTGCAGGAGCTTCCCGAGCCTGTTGGTCATAGCTGCCATTGGAGAAATGGAGGAACTTTTATAATACTAGTCTTTTCTCTTCCCACTTGTGTGACTTTGTTAGTGGCTTTTATACTGTTGTTCCTTCTTTTTAAGGAACCCTTgcttaaaaagttcaaaaaacaTTTTAGGACATCCCCAAGCTACTAA